In Cyanobacteria bacterium GSL.Bin1, a genomic segment contains:
- a CDS encoding DUF4114 domain-containing protein — protein MCSLRKCESQPHRAVSTHPLSSPTCSEVGESHGSFVENAPKGKLASADAVDCSDSPVLTEEGIFDFTNEARFGPAGEVVTAQLASAVTSDAGYNNVVGFYTVVDEAGGIDTDNDGIADVNPGEEGYTRAVLAHAKDALLTKGQTGSIEFTAGEFVVPFLLANGGDLDEIPAALPEGVQAYFPDLAANADGAEHFRVSDKTLGIEDLSGGGDQDFNDFVFQLDFA, from the coding sequence ATGTGTAGCCTAAGAAAATGTGAGTCTCAACCGCATCGAGCGGTATCGACTCACCCGCTTTCCTCCCCCACCTGTTCCGAGGTGGGGGAGTCCCACGGATCTTTTGTTGAAAATGCTCCTAAAGGTAAGCTTGCTTCTGCCGATGCTGTTGATTGCTCTGACTCGCCCGTCCTAACAGAGGAGGGAATCTTTGACTTCACCAATGAAGCAAGATTTGGACCCGCCGGAGAGGTGGTTACTGCTCAGTTAGCTTCTGCGGTCACTTCTGATGCGGGCTATAACAACGTGGTTGGCTTCTATACTGTGGTTGACGAAGCCGGTGGCATCGATACCGACAATGATGGTATCGCCGATGTCAATCCCGGTGAGGAGGGATATACCCGAGCGGTTTTGGCTCATGCCAAGGATGCCCTTCTCACCAAAGGACAAACCGGCTCTATTGAGTTCACCGCCGGCGAGTTCGTGGTTCCCTTTCTCCTCGCTAATGGGGGAGACCTCGATGAAATTCCGGCAGCACTTCCTGAAGGAGTTCAAGCTTACTTCCCTGATTTGGCTGCTAACGCTGATGGGGCTGAGCACTTCCGTGTCAGCGACAAGACCCTGGGTATTGAAGACCTTTCTGGCGGCGGTGACCAAGACTTTAATGACTTCGTCTTCCAATTGGATTTTGCTTAA
- a CDS encoding DUF4114 domain-containing protein: MTTNIQLSFALGTHLDMMVTYEMAARIWETYLDDDVTVNLYVGTTDSLPTNVAGGALPGFSAYQDYSTVYNSLVSDATSSDDFTARDNTLDSNTYHKVRVESDEGESIYEIENTQLKLARANAKSIGMVGGAQTKLDGFILMNDLSAHSTVVWDHDAVDDSVSSSQLDALSVALHEIGHTLGYVSGLDAPGLLIATENFQSAEVEETSSSYYQDLVNNLHHITPLDLFRRSLDTAGTRTTEFTIGNHPYFSINGSTNLGDFSEGLATSLGGDGYQASHWKNSSNPLGIMDPTISTGETMTIEELDLRAFDVIGWDRQNLGYDLASLEQAVQDDLVQQAKGVKTYADLEANPGKWDNLQDDLSWDLAEMIYESQVYESLWGGNGTSWSSISDVYNSLWGGNGTTWQVIPETLTQLMHLVAKFSTFEEGIDSPVLTEEGIFDLTNEARFGPAGEVVTAQLASAVTSDAGFNNLVGFYTVVDEAGGIDTDDDGIADVNPGDDGYTQAALAHAEDPLLTKGQTGSIEFTAGEFVVPFLLANGGDLDEIPAALPEGVQAYFPDLAANTDGAEHFRVSDKTLGIEDLFGGGDQDFNDFVFQLDFA, translated from the coding sequence ATGACAACTAACATTCAACTTTCTTTTGCCCTCGGCACTCATCTGGATATGATGGTGACCTATGAGATGGCTGCCCGCATTTGGGAAACTTATCTCGATGACGATGTCACGGTCAACCTCTATGTAGGTACCACCGATTCTCTACCCACCAATGTCGCTGGGGGGGCTTTACCCGGCTTTTCTGCCTATCAAGACTACAGTACCGTTTACAACAGCCTCGTTAGCGATGCCACCAGCAGCGATGACTTCACTGCCAGGGATAATACCTTAGACAGCAACACCTATCACAAAGTCCGCGTTGAGAGTGACGAGGGAGAATCCATCTACGAGATAGAAAATACCCAACTCAAACTCGCGCGGGCTAATGCCAAATCAATTGGGATGGTGGGTGGCGCACAAACAAAGCTGGATGGTTTCATTCTCATGAATGACCTCTCGGCACATTCAACGGTAGTCTGGGATCATGATGCCGTAGACGACAGCGTCAGTTCCAGCCAGCTTGACGCCCTCAGCGTTGCCCTCCACGAAATCGGTCATACCCTGGGCTATGTCAGTGGGTTGGATGCTCCCGGCTTACTGATTGCTACCGAAAACTTCCAAAGCGCAGAAGTTGAAGAAACTTCATCCAGCTACTACCAAGACTTGGTGAACAACCTCCATCACATTACCCCCCTCGATCTGTTCCGTCGTTCTCTAGATACCGCTGGCACTCGAACCACCGAGTTCACCATCGGCAATCACCCCTACTTCTCGATCAACGGCTCGACCAACCTCGGCGATTTCTCCGAAGGACTGGCGACTAGCTTAGGGGGAGACGGCTACCAAGCCAGCCACTGGAAAAATAGCAGCAATCCCCTGGGCATCATGGATCCCACGATTAGCACAGGGGAAACGATGACCATCGAAGAGCTTGACCTCCGCGCCTTTGATGTCATCGGTTGGGACCGCCAAAATCTGGGCTACGACCTCGCTAGCCTCGAGCAAGCCGTTCAAGACGACTTGGTGCAGCAGGCCAAGGGCGTCAAAACTTATGCCGACCTCGAAGCCAACCCGGGCAAATGGGATAACCTCCAAGACGACCTCTCTTGGGATCTTGCGGAAATGATCTATGAATCCCAGGTTTACGAAAGTCTCTGGGGAGGTAACGGCACAAGTTGGTCATCGATTAGTGATGTCTATAACAGCCTCTGGGGAGGCAACGGCACGACTTGGCAGGTCATTCCTGAGACCCTCACTCAGTTGATGCATCTAGTTGCTAAATTTTCCACGTTTGAAGAAGGAATTGATTCGCCCGTCCTAACAGAGGAGGGAATCTTTGACCTCACCAATGAAGCAAGATTTGGACCCGCCGGAGAGGTGGTTACTGCTCAGTTAGCTTCTGCGGTTACCTCTGATGCGGGCTTTAACAATCTGGTTGGCTTCTATACCGTGGTTGACGAAGCTGGTGGTATCGATACCGACGATGATGGTATCGCCGATGTCAATCCCGGTGACGATGGCTATACCCAAGCTGCTTTAGCTCATGCCGAGGATCCCCTTCTCACCAAAGGACAAACCGGCTCCATTGAGTTCACCGCCGGCGAGTTCGTGGTTCCCTTTCTCCTCGCTAATGGGGGAGACCTTGATGAAATTCCGGCAGCACTTCCTGAAGGGGTTCAAGCTTACTTCCCTGATCTGGCTGCTAACACCGATGGGGCTGAGCACTTCCGTGTCAGCGACAAGACCCTGGGCATTGAAGACCTTTTTGGCGGGGGCGACCAAGACTTTAATGACTTCGTCTTCCAATTGGATTTTGCTTAA
- a CDS encoding DUF4114 domain-containing protein, with translation MTDIQLSFAPGTTLEMMVTYEMAARIWENYLGDNATVHLYVGMSNQLPSDVAGGALMGYSAYQQYGAIHDSLVNDQISNDDTAATSNLSTNSYHTVRIRGKNHTETPSTSELKLTRANAKAIGMVGGAQTKLDGLILMNDLSAHTNVSWDYDAVNAEVGSDQIDALSVALHEIGHTLGFVSGIDISPLLTATINLESTPGNLSSKYGYDILVDNLPQLTPLDLFRYSSQTKGTMMTELTPGATQYLSIDNGNTKLGNFAKGVSVDGAQASHWKNSGNPLGIMDPDIDLGERMTISDLDLLTFDVIGWDRQSALIDLEMLQTDAQAHLANQLQTSVTEMLADPTTAAENLTIDRSYDIAEMVYESQIYESLWGGNDTSWSSIEDVYYSLWGGNDTSWQQFLSNISTMMSLTGAFLSFEEGRTESLWGKDDPSWGGTTSVDKVDSSDSSVLTGSGLFDLTNEAVFGPAGEVVTAQLASAVTSDAGYNNVVGFYTVVDEAGGIDTDDDGIADVNPGDDRYTQAALTNAEDALLTRGQTGSIEFTAGEFVVPFLLANGGDLNQIPAALPEGVQAYFPDLAANADGAEHFRVSDKTLGIEDLSGGGDQDFNDFLFQLDFV, from the coding sequence ATGACAGACATTCAACTTAGTTTTGCCCCTGGTACAACCCTTGAAATGATGGTGACCTATGAGATGGCTGCCCGCATCTGGGAAAACTATCTCGGTGACAATGCCACTGTTCATCTCTATGTAGGGATGAGCAATCAGCTACCTAGTGATGTCGCTGGGGGAGCTTTAATGGGCTATTCCGCCTATCAGCAGTATGGCGCCATCCACGATAGTCTCGTGAATGATCAAATCAGCAACGATGACACGGCAGCCACTAGTAATCTGAGTACCAACTCTTACCATACAGTTCGGATCAGGGGAAAAAATCATACGGAAACTCCATCGACCTCAGAGCTGAAACTGACTCGAGCCAATGCCAAAGCAATTGGGATGGTGGGTGGCGCACAAACAAAGCTCGATGGTCTGATTCTCATGAATGACCTCTCGGCACATACCAATGTCAGTTGGGACTACGATGCAGTCAACGCGGAGGTCGGCTCTGACCAAATTGACGCCCTCAGCGTTGCTCTCCATGAAATCGGTCATACCCTCGGCTTTGTCAGTGGAATTGATATCTCCCCCTTATTAACAGCAACTATTAATCTGGAATCTACCCCTGGGAATTTATCCTCAAAGTACGGCTATGACATCTTAGTCGATAATCTCCCCCAACTGACTCCCCTCGATTTATTCCGTTATTCTAGTCAAACTAAAGGCACGATGATGACAGAACTCACTCCTGGTGCCACTCAATACTTGTCAATTGACAACGGGAACACCAAGCTTGGCAACTTTGCTAAAGGAGTGAGTGTAGATGGCGCCCAAGCCAGCCACTGGAAAAACTCAGGTAATCCTTTAGGCATTATGGACCCCGACATCGACCTCGGCGAACGCATGACGATTTCTGATCTCGATCTGCTTACCTTCGATGTCATTGGGTGGGATCGTCAAAGTGCCCTCATTGATTTGGAGATGCTCCAAACAGATGCTCAAGCACACTTAGCCAATCAACTCCAGACTAGTGTAACTGAAATGCTAGCTGATCCCACAACTGCTGCCGAAAACCTTACCATCGACCGTTCCTATGACATCGCTGAGATGGTTTATGAGTCCCAAATTTACGAAAGTCTCTGGGGAGGAAATGACACCTCTTGGTCTTCCATTGAGGATGTGTACTATAGCCTCTGGGGAGGAAATGACACCTCTTGGCAGCAGTTCCTGAGCAATATTTCGACGATGATGTCGCTGACAGGGGCATTCCTTAGCTTTGAAGAAGGAAGAACTGAAAGCCTCTGGGGAAAAGATGATCCCTCTTGGGGTGGCACAACTAGTGTTGATAAGGTTGATTCCTCTGACTCGTCGGTTCTAACTGGATCGGGCTTGTTTGACCTCACCAATGAGGCGGTCTTTGGACCCGCCGGAGAGGTGGTTACTGCTCAGTTAGCTTCTGCGGTCACCTCTGATGCCGGCTATAACAACGTGGTTGGCTTCTATACCGTGGTTGACGAAGCTGGTGGCATCGATACCGACGATGATGGTATCGCCGATGTCAATCCCGGTGACGACCGCTATACCCAAGCCGCTTTGACCAATGCTGAAGATGCCCTTCTCACCAGAGGACAAACCGGCTCCATTGAGTTCACCGCCGGCGAGTTCGTGGTTCCCTTTCTCCTTGCTAATGGGGGAGACCTTAATCAAATCCCGGCAGCACTTCCCGAAGGGGTTCAAGCTTACTTCCCTGATCTGGCTGCTAACGCTGATGGGGCTGAGCACTTCCGTGTCAGCGACAAGACCCTGGGCATTGAAGACCTTTCTGGCGGGGGCGACCAAGACTTTAACGACTTCCTCTTCCAATTGGATTTTGTTTAA
- a CDS encoding filamentous hemagglutinin N-terminal domain-containing protein encodes MSHSQRLLWSNSLTLFSLGLIFPAPLIAQVSAPISDNTLSTQVNQLDGSNFTIEGGKVSGSNLFHSFEAFSIPTNGSVTFNNGANIQTIINRVTGESSTRIDGLLRTAQPADVFLLNPNGIRFGENARLDIGGSFFATTGESLRFADGTEFSADSSATPPLLTMTAPVGVQYGASPGAITVAGSGSNLQLDFNTFAIDRSNRNPGLSVGMGETLVLAGGEINLTGGNLTAEDGRIELASVGANELLEIGEDWRLNPESVERFGNISLSETASADVSGVGGGNLRVIGANLTLQEGSALLSNTEGDLPGGEMTLDLTEAMTLSGVRVDNEGNPLFPSRIFAEVSPGATGQGGNVTINTRGLNLSEGAQIAAQTFGLGDAGVLEVNADQILSLGGTRLGPTGLFAITANLGNAGELKINTGYLGIGGGSQLSTSSFSPSNAGQVSIVADTVEVVGGAQDLGASSILSRGETPAYQGSGGEINLTADNLVVADGARIQTGSDGGGQGGQLQVNATDIQLVGTSPSGSAGGLFSFVAPSDSPFLPQLATANGGDIIVNTQTLEITDGGQIATSTAGSGDGGDLKISAERVELSGTGSIAASGLFASSLSPINPSNGQVSPQAGAGGNITVNSNQVLVRDGATISASNFPSSSNNPDVAPGEGSAGNVTVTGNLIELDDRALITASTASGGRGNVTLSANDLLQLNRNSNIAANAQGTEPGGNIAIDAPFLIGQNNSDITANAVNARGGRVNITTNAIFGLQVREQQTDLSDITASSELGAEFQGIITINSPEVDPSEGLVELPDTPVDVTNLIAQGCAATEGNVFVVTGRGGLPEAPNQTLRGAAVWQDLRPLGNETVAQAPPEVTPPEQAIEAQGWVSDANGEIWLVAQTPNPSLESASKQVIDCRTLNSQENVR; translated from the coding sequence ATGTCACATAGTCAACGTCTTCTCTGGTCAAACTCATTGACACTTTTCAGCTTAGGGCTAATCTTTCCTGCCCCCTTAATCGCCCAAGTGTCTGCCCCGATCTCCGACAACACGCTTTCAACGCAAGTCAACCAGCTTGACGGGTCGAATTTCACCATTGAAGGAGGAAAGGTATCTGGGAGTAATCTGTTTCATAGCTTTGAAGCTTTTTCGATTCCTACTAATGGCTCAGTGACCTTCAATAATGGAGCAAATATCCAAACCATTATCAATCGAGTGACTGGGGAGAGTTCGACCCGGATTGACGGACTCCTCCGCACGGCGCAACCGGCGGATGTTTTCTTACTCAATCCGAATGGCATTCGTTTCGGAGAAAATGCCCGACTCGATATTGGGGGGTCATTCTTTGCGACGACGGGGGAAAGTTTACGCTTCGCCGACGGGACAGAATTTAGCGCAGATTCCTCGGCTACTCCGCCTCTGCTGACGATGACGGCGCCGGTGGGGGTGCAGTATGGGGCAAGTCCAGGGGCAATTACTGTTGCGGGCTCTGGTAGCAATCTTCAGCTTGATTTCAACACCTTTGCCATTGATCGCAGCAACCGCAACCCAGGCTTAAGTGTCGGGATGGGAGAGACCCTAGTCTTAGCCGGGGGAGAGATTAACCTGACTGGGGGCAATCTGACGGCTGAGGACGGACGGATTGAACTGGCGAGTGTTGGCGCAAATGAGTTGCTGGAGATCGGTGAAGACTGGCGACTCAATCCCGAGTCAGTGGAACGTTTTGGGAACATTTCCCTGAGCGAAACCGCTTCGGCTGATGTCAGCGGTGTCGGAGGCGGCAATTTGCGCGTCATTGGCGCCAATCTAACTCTTCAGGAGGGGTCGGCTCTTTTGAGCAATACCGAAGGCGACCTTCCTGGCGGAGAAATGACCCTTGATCTCACAGAAGCAATGACGCTATCGGGAGTCCGCGTCGATAACGAAGGCAATCCGCTCTTTCCCAGCCGCATTTTTGCTGAAGTCAGTCCTGGTGCAACCGGACAGGGCGGAAACGTCACGATTAATACCAGGGGCCTCAACCTTTCAGAAGGGGCACAAATTGCTGCTCAGACGTTTGGCTTAGGGGATGCTGGCGTTTTAGAAGTCAATGCTGATCAAATTCTCTCTCTTGGGGGAACGCGCCTTGGTCCAACGGGATTGTTTGCTATTACGGCAAATTTAGGGAATGCGGGAGAACTTAAGATCAATACAGGCTACTTAGGAATCGGGGGGGGCTCGCAGCTTTCTACCTCATCCTTTAGTCCCAGCAATGCCGGTCAAGTGAGCATTGTTGCCGACACCGTCGAAGTAGTCGGCGGTGCCCAGGATTTGGGAGCAAGCTCCATTTTATCTCGGGGAGAAACCCCTGCCTATCAAGGGAGTGGCGGAGAGATAAACCTGACCGCAGACAATCTTGTCGTTGCCGACGGAGCGAGGATTCAAACTGGCTCAGACGGTGGGGGGCAAGGGGGGCAGTTACAAGTTAATGCCACCGATATTCAGCTGGTTGGAACTTCGCCGAGTGGGAGTGCTGGGGGATTATTTTCCTTTGTTGCTCCCTCTGATTCTCCCTTTCTTCCCCAGTTAGCCACGGCGAATGGAGGGGATATCATCGTTAATACCCAAACCCTGGAGATTACAGACGGGGGGCAAATTGCCACTTCTACTGCCGGTTCAGGGGATGGTGGAGATTTAAAGATTTCTGCCGAGCGGGTTGAGTTATCTGGAACCGGGAGTATCGCTGCCAGTGGACTCTTTGCCAGTTCCTTAAGCCCGATTAATCCCAGTAATGGACAGGTATCTCCTCAAGCTGGTGCCGGGGGCAATATCACCGTAAACAGTAATCAAGTTCTCGTTCGCGATGGAGCAACCATTAGTGCTAGCAATTTCCCTAGTAGTAGTAATAATCCTGATGTCGCCCCCGGAGAAGGTTCAGCAGGGAATGTTACCGTGACCGGCAACTTGATTGAACTCGACGATCGCGCACTGATTACTGCTTCCACCGCCAGCGGAGGACGGGGCAATGTCACCCTGAGCGCCAATGACCTCCTGCAACTAAACCGCAATAGCAACATTGCCGCTAATGCCCAAGGCACAGAACCTGGGGGCAATATTGCCATTGATGCGCCCTTTCTCATCGGTCAGAACAATAGCGACATCACCGCCAATGCCGTTAATGCCAGAGGCGGACGGGTCAATATTACGACCAACGCCATCTTCGGGCTCCAGGTACGGGAACAGCAAACCGATTTATCCGATATTACCGCCAGTTCTGAACTCGGGGCAGAGTTTCAGGGGATTATTACGATTAATTCTCCCGAGGTTGACCCCAGCGAAGGCTTAGTAGAACTGCCCGATACCCCTGTGGATGTCACGAATTTAATTGCTCAAGGCTGTGCCGCCACTGAAGGCAATGTCTTTGTCGTTACCGGACGGGGAGGATTGCCGGAAGCGCCGAACCAAACTTTGCGCGGGGCAGCGGTATGGCAAGATCTACGCCCTCTTGGAAATGAAACTGTTGCCCAAGCTCCCCCAGAAGTGACCCCTCCAGAACAAGCGATTGAGGCGCAGGGCTGGGTGAGTGATGCCAATGGGGAAATTTGGCTGGTTGCCCAAACTCCCAATCCTTCACTCGAGAGCGCGTCGAAGCAAGTCATTGATTGTCGAACCCTTAACTCCCAAGAAAACGTAAGATGA
- a CDS encoding CHAT domain-containing protein — protein sequence MNKSKLLPYFFIALIGFGIAVGSSVLFPISTTAVAQTVATDSPLQAGRTAYEQGRYQEAVTAWQAAETTFREQKQRGYQALTLAYLASAYQQLGQGEEAQQSLQASLRWLNSGSFPRDLIAQVLNIQGRLQLAQGQPKTALATWEETETLYRQLEDEQGMIGAQLNQAQALQSLGLYRQANLRLQEINRQLASQPDSALKVQGLQSLGSTLQVVGNLDESQAVLENALASAQPLQLAEQISQIRFSLANTASAQNQTERAVELYQQVIDTAPSPALQLEARLNLFNLLINTEDFATASALIPAIQEQIAGLSPSRFGVNMRVNFAESLLQLQQQDPTFVNQSDLAQMLADAVQQARKLADPRAESYALGTLGKLYEQNQSYREARKLTRQALNLSQQASAPEISYQWEWQLGRISKAQGEIESAIASYTVAVDTLDRLRSDLVALNTNQQYSFQESVEPVYRELVSLLLNPTAETAFRKQSDTPKTVSIAQDNLKRARDVIESLQVAELDNYFREACLDVQETSIEEIDAQAGVIYPMILPEQLAVIVSVPGQPLTYYSTPTSSTEVEATLDRLLQSLNPAFPNEIRRQLSTQVYDWLIRPALPQLVQHDIQTLVFVLDGTLRNVPMAALFDGDQYLIEQYAIALTPGLRLLPSEQSLADNLRAFTGGLSEPRQGFVALPEVETEIDQIAKTLPAEVLLNDAFTQDRLRQEIADTPFPIIHLATHGVFTSFPSTTFILTWEGRVSVNEFENLLKARETGTNRPVELLVLSACETAAGDKRAALGLAGMAVRSGARSTIATLWSVKDQSTARLMSEFYQRLSQRQGNISKAEALREAQLKLLRSEDFNHPFFWTPFVLVGNWS from the coding sequence ATGAACAAGTCCAAACTGCTTCCCTATTTTTTCATCGCTTTGATCGGGTTTGGCATAGCGGTCGGTTCCTCCGTGCTGTTCCCGATTTCTACCACGGCGGTTGCTCAAACAGTTGCCACAGATTCCCCCCTGCAAGCGGGGCGCACGGCCTATGAGCAAGGACGTTATCAAGAAGCGGTAACGGCTTGGCAAGCGGCAGAAACGACCTTCCGAGAGCAAAAACAACGCGGGTATCAAGCCCTGACGCTGGCTTATCTCGCTTCGGCATATCAGCAACTGGGGCAAGGAGAAGAAGCCCAACAGTCTCTTCAAGCCAGTTTACGCTGGCTCAACTCGGGGTCATTTCCCCGTGACTTGATTGCTCAAGTCCTCAATATCCAAGGGAGGCTCCAACTTGCCCAAGGACAGCCTAAAACAGCTCTGGCCACTTGGGAAGAAACGGAAACGCTCTATCGGCAATTAGAGGACGAGCAGGGGATGATTGGGGCGCAACTTAATCAGGCACAAGCCTTGCAATCCCTGGGGTTATACCGTCAGGCGAATCTCCGCTTGCAGGAGATCAATCGGCAGCTTGCCTCGCAACCGGATTCTGCCTTGAAAGTGCAGGGACTACAGAGTCTCGGCAGTACCTTGCAGGTAGTGGGGAATTTAGACGAATCGCAAGCGGTGCTAGAAAATGCTTTAGCTTCGGCGCAACCGTTGCAGTTAGCGGAGCAAATCAGTCAGATTCGCTTTAGTCTGGCGAATACAGCGAGTGCGCAGAATCAAACAGAGAGGGCAGTTGAGCTTTATCAACAAGTGATTGACACGGCTCCGAGTCCTGCTCTGCAACTCGAAGCCCGTTTAAACTTATTCAACTTACTGATTAATACCGAAGACTTCGCAACCGCGTCGGCCCTCATTCCCGCGATTCAAGAACAAATCGCCGGGTTGTCTCCCAGCCGTTTTGGGGTGAATATGCGGGTCAACTTTGCCGAAAGCCTTTTGCAGTTGCAGCAACAAGATCCGACTTTTGTCAATCAAAGTGATCTTGCCCAGATGTTGGCAGACGCAGTTCAGCAAGCGCGAAAATTGGCGGATCCTCGCGCGGAATCTTATGCGCTAGGAACATTAGGGAAACTCTACGAGCAGAACCAGAGCTATCGGGAAGCCCGGAAACTCACCCGTCAGGCTTTGAATTTGTCGCAACAAGCCTCTGCCCCTGAGATTTCTTATCAGTGGGAATGGCAACTAGGACGAATCAGTAAGGCACAGGGAGAGATCGAAAGCGCGATCGCGTCCTACACGGTAGCCGTTGATACCCTGGACCGTCTTCGCAGTGATTTGGTGGCCCTCAATACCAACCAACAGTATTCCTTTCAAGAGAGCGTTGAACCGGTTTACCGAGAATTGGTGTCTCTCTTGCTCAACCCGACAGCAGAAACTGCCTTCCGCAAACAAAGCGATACTCCCAAAACGGTCTCCATTGCTCAAGACAATCTCAAACGCGCCAGAGACGTGATTGAGTCCTTGCAAGTTGCCGAACTGGATAACTATTTTCGGGAAGCCTGTCTGGATGTACAGGAGACATCAATCGAAGAGATTGACGCCCAAGCTGGGGTGATTTATCCCATGATTTTACCAGAGCAACTGGCAGTGATTGTCTCTGTTCCGGGTCAACCCTTAACTTACTACTCTACTCCTACATCAAGCACCGAAGTCGAAGCCACCCTTGACCGACTTCTGCAATCCCTCAACCCCGCCTTCCCCAACGAGATTCGCCGCCAGCTATCTACCCAAGTCTATGACTGGCTGATCCGTCCCGCCTTACCCCAACTTGTCCAACACGACATCCAAACCCTTGTCTTTGTCCTTGATGGCACTCTCCGTAATGTCCCGATGGCTGCCCTCTTTGACGGCGACCAATATCTCATCGAGCAGTATGCCATTGCCCTCACCCCCGGCTTACGACTCCTCCCCTCCGAGCAGAGCTTGGCGGATAACCTCCGCGCCTTTACCGGCGGACTCAGCGAACCCCGTCAAGGATTTGTGGCTCTCCCCGAAGTAGAAACTGAAATTGACCAAATTGCCAAGACCCTGCCAGCGGAAGTTTTGCTCAATGATGCATTCACCCAAGACCGTCTCCGCCAAGAAATTGCCGATACTCCCTTCCCGATTATTCATCTGGCAACCCACGGTGTCTTTACCTCTTTCCCCAGTACTACCTTTATCCTGACCTGGGAAGGTAGAGTCTCGGTCAATGAGTTTGAAAACCTCCTCAAAGCCAGAGAAACCGGCACTAACCGACCCGTTGAACTCCTTGTTTTGAGTGCTTGTGAAACCGCAGCCGGAGACAAACGGGCAGCCCTGGGACTGGCGGGAATGGCAGTGCGCTCAGGGGCTCGGAGTACCATCGCGACTCTCTGGTCAGTCAAGGACCAATCCACCGCCCGCTTAATGAGCGAATTTTATCAACGCCTCAGCCAGCGGCAGGGCAATATTTCTAAAGCGGAAGCACTGCGGGAAGCCCAGCTAAAACTCCTCCGCTCTGAAGATTTTAACCACCCCTTTTTCTGGACGCCTTTTGTCTTGGTGGGGAACTGGTCATAG